The window AAGTCGGCCTGCCCGTAGAACTCCGCGCGGATTTCGAGGATGGTCTCGGATCTATTCAGGCTTTCGCCGACCGACCCCGCGACCGCTCAGTTGTTCTGATCACGACGACAGATGCGTGGCCACTCGTGGATCCGCTCTTCAACTACCTAGGGCAACTCGAAGGCGGCTGGTCCGCCCTGACCGGCGACGTTCTCGCCGCAGGGACAGGGGGCGACCCCACCAACGTCGCGATCCGCGACGCCGCCGACCCCTCGCAAGGATCAGCTGTTGAGCAGGGCACCCACACGGACTTTGTGGGCAGGTGGGCTCCCGTCGGCGTTGCCGTTCTCATCGCCGTCTCAGTCGCCGCAATCGCCGCGTACCTATGGTCGCGAAGGCGTAGGGCCGCAACCGTGAATGCGAACGGCAGTGAAACTTCCGACGCCCTCGAGGGCCGGAGTTAGTCTCGGCCGCGCGGAGGGTGCCCACTGAGGTCGGAGGCCACCGCCTCAGCAGCTGACCGCAATGACAGCCCTGCCTGTCGTGATTCCACGTAAGCCCTTCCGCGGGAAGCCAGCTCAGCGGTTGCGTCTGCGTCGCGACAGTAGCGCCGAAGCAACTCAGCCAACGCACGGCGGTCGTACGGGTCGAAGTATGCAGCGCCATCACCACACGTCTCCCTCAGCGCGGCGATGTCCGAGGCAAGGACCGCGGTACGGGACGCCATCGCCTCGATCGGTGGCAACCCCGCACCTTCGTGCAGCGACGGCATGACGAGCAGGTCGGCTTGCGCCACCAGCGAGCGAAGGACGTCGAAGTCGAGGCGTCCCATGACGACGACCCGGTCGCCCATTGTCTCGGCGAGCCGGGTCACGCGCTCGTCGCCACCGCGCAGCGCCTCGCCGCTTCCGGCGATCACCAGTTTGTGAGGGACATCGCCGCTTACATCTCCGAACGCTTCCATCAGAAACGGTAGGTTCTTGTGCCACTTGGCGTTGCCGACGTAGAGCACGTAGGGGGCGGTCACAGGCGAAAGTCCGGGCTCGGCAGCGTCGAACCACTCCTCACCGACCGGGATCGGCGTCACACAGGTACGCGCCGCAGGCGCGAACGCTTTGAGTGTGTCCACCGTCGCC is drawn from Mycolicibacterium gilvum and contains these coding sequences:
- a CDS encoding glycosyltransferase family 4 protein, which translates into the protein MDLLFDARHIRQSGIGTYIGLLLPELEQTFAERRLSLGVLVGRQTAPALRDTTTVLVEQATAPMYSMAEQRVWDQTVRSARPRGLWVPHYPFPLTALRPAHRKMQLFVTVHDTLHVMDKTISGMSTARKYYARTMLTLDARRSRLIFTPSQATVDTLKAFAPAARTCVTPIPVGEEWFDAAEPGLSPVTAPYVLYVGNAKWHKNLPFLMEAFGDVSGDVPHKLVIAGSGEALRGGDERVTRLAETMGDRVVVMGRLDFDVLRSLVAQADLLVMPSLHEGAGLPPIEAMASRTAVLASDIAALRETCGDGAAYFDPYDRRALAELLRRYCRDADATAELASRGRAYVESRQAGLSLRSAAEAVASDLSGHPPRGRD